The following is a genomic window from Streptomyces lincolnensis.
GTACCGGCAGCTCGACGCGCCGGGCACCTCGGATTTGACCGGCTGCGGGGTGTTCTACGGCTCGGCGCTGACCGAGGCGGCCTCCTGCCAGGGGCACGACGTGTACATCGTCGGCGGCGCCAACTCCGCCGGTCAGGCGGCGATGTACCTGGCCCGGGGCGCCAAGTCGGTGACGCTGCTGGTGCGCGGGGAGTCGCTGACGTCCTCGATGTCGTACTACCTGATCCAGCAGATCGAGGAGTCGCCCAACATCTCGGTGCGCTGCGGCACCGTGGTGGAGGCGGCGCACGGCTCCGAGCACCTGGAGCAGCTGACGCTGCGCGACGTGGCGAGCGGGCGGACCGAACTCGTCGACGCGCAGTGGATGTTCGTGTTCATCGGCGCGGCCCCGCGCACCGACTGGCTGGACGGCACGGTACTGCGGGACGAGCACGGTTTCATCCTGGCCGGACCCGACCTGACCCCGGACGGGCGACCGCCCGCGGACTGGGAGCTGGACCGGCCGCCGTACCACCTGGAGACCAACATTCCCGGCGTGTTCGTCGCGGGTGACGCCCGCGCCGAGTCGGCGAAGCGGGTCGCGTCCGCCGTCGGAGAGGGAGCCATGGCCGTGATGCTCGTCCACCGTTATCTGGAGCAGTCGTGAGCGGGCAGCTCATGCCGTGCAGCCCGCGGGAGATCGGGGCGCTGTTCCTGTTCGAGAAGCTGTCCGCCGAGCAGTTGGGGCAGCTGTGCGCGGCCGGGCGGGTGGAGCGCTTCGAGCCCGGCCCGGTGTACACCGAGGGCGATCCCGCCACCTGCTTCTACGTGATGATCGAGGGCACGGTCGTGCTGTCCCGCCGGGTTGGCGGCGACGATGTGGAGGTCAGCCGGACCTCGCAGAGCGGGGTGTACGCCGGCTCCATGCAGGCGTATCTGGGCGACCGGGTGCGGCAGGTCTACAACAACTCCATGCGGGTCACGGAGCCCTCGCGGTTCTTCGTGCTGCCCGCCGAGACGTTCTCGGCGTTCATGCAGGAGTGGTTCCCGATGGCGGTCCATCTGCTGGAGGGGCTGTTCTTCGGTTCGAAGAACACCCAGCGGGCCATCGGACAGCGTGAACGGCTGCTGGCGCTCGGCTCGTTGTCCGCCGGTCTCACGCACGAGCTCAACAACCCCGCCGCGGCGGCCGTCCGGGCCACCGCGACCCTGCGGGAGCGGGTGGGCAAGATGCGGCACAAGCTCGCCATCATCGCCCAGGGTTCCTACTCCCCCGAGGTCATGGCGAACCTGATCGACATCCAGGAACGCACCGCCGAACGCGTCGCCAAGGCGCCTGCACTGAGCCCGCTGGAGGCCTCCGATCGGGAGGACGTCCTCACCGACTGGCTCGACGACCACGACATCCCCGACGGCTGGCGGATCGCGCCGACCTTCGTGCAGGCCGGTCTCGACGCCGACTGGCTCGACCAGGTGGCGGCCGCCGTGGACGAGCGGATCCTGCCCAGCGCGATCGGCTGGCTCAACTACACCGTCGAGACCGAGCTGTTGATGGACGAGATCAACGACTCCACCAACCGCATCTCGCACCTCGTCGACGCCGCCAAGCAGTACTCGCAGCTCGACCGGGCGCCGTATCAGGTCGTCGACGTGCACGAACTCCTCGACAGCACCCTGCTGATGCTGTCGGGCAAGATCGGCCAGAAGATCAAGGTCGTCAAGGAGTACGACCGTACGGTGCCGAAGGTGCCGGCGTACCCGGCGGAGCTCAACCAGGTGTGGACCAACCTGATCGACAACGCCGTCCACGCCATGAACAGCACGGGCGGGGAGGGCTCGCTGACCGTGCGGACGGCGCTCGACCACGACCGGCTGCTGGTGGAGTTCCGCGACACGGGGCCCGGGGTGCCGCGGGAGATCCGCAACCGGATCTTCGACCCGTTCTTCACCACCAAGCCGGTGGGCGAGGGCACCGGGCTCGGGCTCGACATCTCCTGGCGGATCGTCGTCACCAAGCACCACGGGAGTCTTCAGGTGGAGTCCGAGCCGGGCGACACCCGCTTCCAGGTGCTCCTTCCGCTGACCGCGTCGGAGCCCGAGGAAACACCGGAGGAGTCGGTATGAGCGGCGAGAGTGGTATCGACGGCATCGACCCCGGCGTGGCGCCGAGCGGCGCCGGGTGCTTGGAGTGCGACGCGGGCGGCGGATGGTGGTTCCATCTGCGGCGGTGCGCGCAGTGCGGGCACGTGGGGTGTTGCGACTCCTCGCCGGCGAAGCACGCGACGGGGCATTTCCGGGAGACCGGGCATCCCTTGGTACAGAGCTTCGAGCCCGGTGAGGGGTGGTACTGGAACTTCGCGACGAACGAGATGTACGAGTCGGGGCCGGAGTTGGCGCCGCCGGCCAGTCATCCGGCGGATCAGCCCGCGCCGGGGCCTGCGGGGCGGGTGCCGTCCGACTGGGCTCGCGTGCTGCGCGGGTGAGCGCTGTGTAGGGGGCTTCTGTCCCGCGCCCCTTGCCTGCGCTCCCGACGGCCTCGGTCCCGGACGCGCTGTCAGTCTCACGTGCCAGGATGGATCCGTGCCGCAGATCTCCAGTTCCACCCCGCTCATCGGCCGCGACGACGAACTCGCCCGACTCACCGGTGTGCTGTCACGCGCCCGGGGCGGAGTGGCGCGGGCCGTGCTGGTCGCCGGGGACGCGGGCGTCGGGAAGACCCGGGTGCTGGACGAGGTGGCTGGGGTGGCCTCGCGGGCCGGGATGACGGTGCTCGCCGGACACTGCGTCGATCTGGGCGACGTCGGTCTGCCCTATCTCCCCTTCACCGAGGCGTTGGGCGTGCTCGCGGCCGACGGCCGCTTCGCCGAGGTCCTCGCCGCGCATCCGGTGGTGGAGCGGCTGTTGGGCGGCGGCGCCGACGCGACACGGGACGTCGGTGGGCGGCTGCGGCTGTTCGAGGGGATCGCGGGCCTGCTGGCCGATGCCGCCGACATCGCGCCCCTCCTGCTGGTCCTGGAGGATCTGCACTGGGCCGACCAGTCCTCCCGGGATCTGCTGCGGTTCCTGCTCAGCCGCGGGATCCTCCAGCGGCCCGCCGGCGGGGCGCCCACGCATCCGCTCGCCGTGTTCGCCTCCTACCGGGCCGACGACCTGCACCGCCGCCACCCCCTGCGCCCGCTGCTGGCCGAACTGGTGCGGCTGCCCTCGGTGGAACGGCTGGAGCTGCGGCCCATGCCCGACCCGGAGGTCGCCCGCCTGGTGCGGGCCCTGGGCGGTGCTCCCCTGCCCGACACCACGGTCCGGCGGATCGTGGAGCGGGCGGAGGGCAACGCCTTCTACGCGGAGGAACTCCTCGCGGCCACGGACACCGAGGCGGGAGGCGTGCCCAGCGGTCTGGCCGACGTCCTGCTGATCCGTTTCGAGCAGTTGTCGGACACCGCTCAGCAGGTGCTGCGCACGGCCGCCGTCGCCGGGCGCCGGGTCGAGCACGATCTGCTGCGGGACGCGGTCGGGATCCCCGAGGACGAACTGGAGTCGGCGCTGCGCGAGTCCGTGGGTCGGCAGTTGCTCGTCCCGGGCGAGGGCGACACCTACGCCTTCCGGCACGCCCTGGCCCGCGAGGCGGTGTACGCCGATCTGCTCCCGGGTGAGCGGGCCCGGCTGCACGGCGGGTTCGCGCGGCTGCTCGACGGGCGGGGCCACCGGGCCGAGGGCGCGGCGGAGCGGGCGCACCACTACCGGGAGAGCCATGACCTGGCCGAGGCGCTCGCCGCCTCGCTGGAGGCCGCGAACCACGCCCATCGGGTGGGCGCGCCGGCCGAGGAGCTGCGGCATCTGGAAGCGGCCCTCGATCTGTGGTCGGCGGTGGACGCCTCGGCGCGTCCCGCCGGCGAGGGCGTCGACCGGGTGACGCTCACCCTGCGGGCCTCGGCCGCCGCCGCGCACGCCGGGGAGACGCACCGGGCGGTCTCCCTGGCCCGGGCCGCGCTCGCGGGCGTCGGCCAGGACGCGGACTCGGAACTGGCCGCCCGGGTGCGGTACACGCTCGCCGGGAACCTGCTGGGCGTCGACAGCCTGACGGCCGCGTTCACCTACAGCAGCGAGGCGCTCGCCATGATCCCCGCCGAGCCCCCGTCGCGGACCTGGGTGTGGGCGGCGGCCACCCACGTCCTGACGGCACGCCAGGTCGGGGAGAACGCCACCGCGCTCAAGGTCGCCCGGCAGGCCCTGCGGGCCGCCGAGGAACTGGAGGTACCCGACGCCCGGGCCGACCTCCTCGTCTCCCTGGCCACCCTCGAAGGCGGCGGACGGCGGACGGACGAAGGCCGCAAACGGCTGAAGGAGGCCCGCGACATCGCGCGCGGCGCGGGCAACGCCCTGGTGGAGCTGCGCGCGCTGTTCAACCTGGCCGTCGGCTGCTACGAGTCGGGCCGTCTGGACGAGTGCCTGCCCTGGCTCACCGAGGGGCTGGACCGGGCCCGTCGCGCGGGACTGCTGTCGTCGCTGTATCCGCTGGAGATGCGCTACCTGCGGCTGTTGGTGCTGTACACACTGGGCCGGTGGGACGAGTGCCTGCGCGCGGCGCGCACCGATGCCGAGGTGCTGCCGGCGGCCGGCGGCTACACGGCCGGACCCGCGTGGTACGTGGAGATCGCGCGCGGTGACCTCACGGCGGCCGACCGTGCCGCGGCCCTGCTGGAGCAGCCGTTCGACTGGATGGCCACGCTCGTCTCGGGCGTCGTGCTGACCGACGCGGCGGCCCAGCGGGGCGAGCCGGAGGCCGCCGTGGCGCGGGTGCGGTCCTCCGTCGAGGCCCTCACCGACGAGGCGGGCCTCGTCCCGGACGTCACCGTCCGGCTGGCCGCCCTCGCCTTGGCCGCGGTCGCCGACCGGGCCGCCGAACGCCGGCTCGCCGGTGACGAGACGCAGGCCCGCCACTGGGCGCAGACGGCGACCGAACTGCGCGACCTGGCCCGCGCCACCGCCGCGCACGGCGAGAGCGGTATACCGCAGGGGCCCGAGGGCCAGGCGTGGCTGGCGCGGGCCGAGGCGGAGTGGGTGCGAGCCGCGTCGGGACCGGACCCGGAGGCCTGGGGCCGAGCGGTCACCGCGTTCGGCTTCGGCGACGTGTACGAGCGGGCGCGCTGCCAACTGCGATTCGCTGAGGCCCTGTTGGCGACCGACCGGCGCGAGGAGGCCGCCGTCGAGGCCCGCGCCGCCCGCGAGACGGCCGCCCGCCTGGCCGCCACTCCCCTGGTGGAGCAGCTCGACGCCCTGATCCGCCGCGGCCGCCTGGCCGACACCGCTCCCTCCGACACCCGCCCCACCGTCCTCACCGCCCGCGAGGAGGACGTCCTGCGCCTCCTCGCCCTCGGCCGCAGCAACCGCCAGATCGGCGAGGAACTCTTCATCACCGGCAAGACCGCCAGCGTCCACGTCTCCAACATCCTCGCCAAACTCTCCGCCACCAGCCGCACGGAAGCGGTGGCCATCGCCTACCGCCAGGGCCTGATCACCCCCGAGCCGACCGGGTCCGGCCGGGGCTGAGCCGCCAGGGCCCGGGCCTCACCCGCTGGGCACGGTGGGGAAACCGTCCGACGCGTCCGCCGGGCGGCCCGCTTCCCACACGCGCTCGAACTCGGCCTGGTAGTGCTCGTACCAGTGGCCGTCGCGCCCCGGTCGTAGCGTGAAGACCGCGTCGCCGCTGGCGGAACTGTGCGAGTACACGTCGACGTGGATGACGCCTCGGGAGCGTCCCGCGTCCAGCAGCACCAGTCCGAAGGCAGGGACGAACGGCAGGAAGCGCACTTCGATCCGGCCCGACGGCCCTGCCCTGTCCGCGAGTTCGCGCAGCAGGTCCACGGAGGGGCGCAGCCGGTTCAGATACACCTCGGGACGGTCGGGCAGCGTGCTGCGTCGAGCGGCCTCCACCGGCGCGGTGGTGTGCGGATCGATGACAGCGATCCTGATCACCGCTCCGGCGGCCGCCCGGCGCTCCAGTTCGTCGACGAGATTGCGCAGCGTGCGCCCAAGGGTCACCCCCATGACCCTGATGTCCTGGGCCTCCCGCACCTGCTGAAGGACCTCCGGTTTGTCTCCGCTGAGGAAGTCCTCCGCGGAGATGTTCCCCCGGCCGCCCGCTCTCACCCGCGCGGCCAGATCGGCCACTTGGCGTCTGCTGCCCAGCAGACTGCCGGCCAGGAGAGCCAGGGTCGCCAGGGTGGCGGCGGACAGCACGTCGTCACTGGCCCAGTTGAACGCGCCCAGCACGGCCAGGGTCAGGGACAGGAGCGCTGTCACATAGATTTCCAGGTTCTGGCCTGCGGAGAGATCGTCGCGTACCCGCCGGAGAAGACGCATGCCCGACATGATCGGGACCCGTGTGCTCGGCCGTCAATGAGGGGATCAGCCCGCGCAGTCGAGGCTTTTCAGGTCGACGGCGTCGGCCATCGCCTGCATGCCCTTGTCGTTGGGGTGGAGGTGGTCGCCGCCGTCGAAGGCGGGGAGGATGCGTTCGGGGTCGTAGGGGCTGCGGAGGACGCGGTCGAAGTCGGTGACGGCGTCGAACTCGCCGCTGTCGCGGAGGTAGGCGTTGACGTCCCGGCGGACGGCTTCGGCGGCGGGGCTCCATTCGGACCAGCCCTTGAAGGGGGCGACGGTGGCCGCGACGACGCAGGTGCCGGCGGCGTGGGCGCGTTCGGCGATCGTCCGGTAGCCGTCGATGAGGTCGTCGGCGGTGATGCCGGGGGCGGCCTTGATGTCGTTCACGCCCTCGAAGAGGAAGACCGTGCGCAGGCCCGGCTGGGAGAGGACGTCGCGGTCGAGGCGGTTCAGGGCGCTCGGTCCGCCGCCGTCGGTGAGGACCTTGTTGCTGGAGATGCCCGCGTTGGCGACGCCCTTGATGTCGGTGTCCGCGCGGTTCAGGCGCCGGGCCAGATAGTCGGGCCAGCGGCGGTTGGTGTCGGTGGTGGACTGCCAGCCGTCCGTGATGGAGTCGCCGAGGGCGGCGACCGCGCCGGTGCCGGGGGCCGCCCGGACGGAGACGGCGTCGAGGTAGAACCAGGATCCCATGGTCCGCGTCCAGGCCGCGGCGCCCTCCTCGGCGGTGTGGCCACGGGCACCGGTGTACGAGGTCTGCATGGCCAACCAGTGGCCGGTCACCGGGCCGGTCGCGTCCGGTGTGTCGAAGCTGATCACCAGGTCGGTCGTGTCGGGCAGCCGGCCGGGCAGCGGATCGCTGAAGACGCTCTCCCCGGCGGGCACGGTGACGGAGCGGGCGCCGTCGAAGGTCAGCGGCCGGTTGCTGCCGCGGACCAGCGCGGCGCCCTCTTTCCGGAGGCCCGCGTGGACGCCGTCGAAGGTCACGGGCCGGTCCCCGAAGGCGTTGGACAGCCGGATCCGCAGATCGTGGCCGCCGACGCTGGTGCGGACGACGAGCCGGTGGCCGCGGTCGGCGGCGGCCTCGTCCATGCGGGCGGCGCTCGACGCCCAGGTGACGACTCCGTCGGGCGGGGTGGGCGCCTCGGCCGGTGTGGGGGTCCTGCTCTGGCAGGCGGAGACCGCCGCCAGCAGCACGGCGGCCAACGGCCAGGCGAGCGCCGACCGCGCCCTCACCGGGTGAAGTCCTTCAGCGTCACGGACGCGCCGGGCTTCAGACGCACGGTCCGGGTCGTCCCGCCGTACGCCACCGTCGTGGTCCGGCCGCCCACGCTGCGGATCCGTGCCCGGGTCGGCCGGCCGTCCCGCCAGTGCAGGTCGACGACGAAGCCGCCGCGGGCGCCGGCGCCGGTGAGGGACCCGGAGCGGGCCCAGGCCTCGGGCAGCGCGGGCAGGAGTTCGACATGGCCGGGGCGGGAGTAGACGAGCATCTCGATCGCCGCGGCGGGGGTGCCGAAGTTGGCGTCGATCTGGAAGACGCCGTTGCCCTCGCCCAGTTCGTAGATGTCGAACAGGTTGAAGGCGGTGCCGTTGCCGCCGTCGATGGAGGGGCGCAGGTTGTTCACGATCAATTGGTAGGCCTTCTCGGGGTTCTTCAAACGGGCCCAGCACAGACTGCGCCAGGCGTTGGCCCAGCCGAAGCTCTCCGTGCCGCGGGCGGTGAGGAGTGCGGTGGCGCCGGCCACGATGTCGTCGGGGGTGGAGCCGTCGGGCCGGATCCGGTCGCCGGGGAAGAGGCCGACGAGCGGGGACAGGTGCCGGTGGGTGGTCTCGCCGAGGTTGTCCGGGGACATCCACTCCTCCAGCCAGCCGGTCGTCGGGCTCACCCGCGGCAGGTACAGCTTCTTGCGGAGGGAGGCGATGGTGTCGGCGAAGGCGGCGTCCTTCCCCAGTTCCGCCGAGGCGACGCAGTAGTTGCCGAAAAGCGTCCACACCAGCTCCTGGGCGTAGGTGATGCCCTTGGCGTCGAGCGGACCGTGCTCCGGGGACCAGTCGCTGTCGGCGATCAGGACCTCCCGCGCGGTACCCGGCGGCGTGGTGGTGAGCAACCGCGCCTCCCAGAACTCGCACGCGCCCTTCAGCAGCGGGTAGATCCTCTCCAGATGGGATGACGACCGGGTGAACTCGTAGTGTTCCCACAGCGTGTTGCACATCCAGGCGTTGCCCGCGGGGTGCCACCACCAGCCGTTGCCGCCGTGCGGGTTGGTGGAGATGGCGAGGGTCCAGCCGGCGTTCTTGCCGCTGGAGTTGCGGTAGCGGTTGCGGGGGTCGTTGAAGAGCCGCCGGGTGAGGTCCGTCCAGGACGGCAGCTGGGCGAGGCAGTAGTCGGTGAGGGCGTCGAAGCAGGCGGACAGGCCCGCGCGGTCGGCCATCCAGTAGTTCATCTGGATGTTGATGTCGGTGTGGTAGTCGCCCATCCAGGCCGGGTCGTTGCCGTCGAGCCACAGCCCCTGGAGGTTGAGCGGCAGGCTGCCGCGGGAGCCGGCGATCATCAGGTAGCGGCCGAACTGGAGGTAGGCGGCCTCCAGTTCGGGATCGGGCACTCCGTCCCGGGAACGCGCTTTGAGCCGTTCCCAGGTGTCCAGGGAGCGCTGTTCGTCGGTGGACTCGCCGAGTGAGACGTCCAGTTGTCCGAACAGGGAGCGGTGGTCGGCGACATGGGTGCGCAGGAGGGTCGCCGCCGGGTGCGCGGCGGCGGCACGGACCTTGGTGCGGGCCAGCCGTTCGGGGTCGAGGGACGGGTCGCGGTAGCCGGTCGAGGCGTCGGGCGCGTAGTTGGTGCCGCCGCTGACCACGACGGTGAGTTCCGTGCAACCGGCGAAGGAGATCCGCGGGCCGTCGACCACGACACGGCCGCCCTCGCCGTGCGCGGTGACCGCGGCGCCGTAGCGCAGTCCGTTGGGGAAGGCGGCGCCGAAGGAGAGCGCGGGATCCTCGCCGTGGGTGCCTTCCAGGGTGACGGTTCCGGTGTGGTGGCCGCCGCCGCTCTGCGTGAAGTGCAGCATGATGACGTCGTCGGGGCGGCTGGCGAACAGCTGCCGTCGGTAGGTCACGCGGGAGCGGACGTACGACGTCGTCACCACACCCCGGTCGAGGTCGAGGGTGCGGCGGTAGCCGGAGACCGCGGACAGGTCGTGGTCGGGGAGGTCGACGGTGAGGCGGGAGAGCAGGGTGAAGGATCCGAAGTCGTCACGGCCGTAGGGGAACTGGCCGTCGGCGTCGAGGGAGTCGTTGAGGCCGCCGGTCCACAGGGTGGCGTCGGTGATCAGGAGGACCTCACGGCCGGGGTCGTTGCCCGCGAGGGCGCCGAGCCGGCCGTTGCCGAGGGGCAGGCCCTGTTCGATCATCGACCGGTCGTCGGCGGGGGCCCGCCACCACAGCCGGTGGCGGGGGCTGCCGGTGACCTCGGCCTGGTCGTCCGGCCTTCGGGGTGCGGCGGTGGCGGTGAACGCGGGGAGGCCGGCGAGGGCTCCGGTGGTCGCCGCGAGGGCGAGGAGGCTGCGTCTGTCGAGCCGGGCTGCGGGGTCAGTGGCCATGGGGGGCTCCGGGGGCTCGGTCGGTCAGGACGGCTGGGGGACGTCGATGCGGTCGATGTCCGGGGCGTAGCCCGTGCCGCTGTCGAAGGTGATCGTGTTGGCGCCCTTCTTCAGCGTGACGGGCACGCTGATCGTCTCGACGGTGCCCCAGTCGCCGGTGGCGGGGAACTTGTGACGCCCGGGGCCGCCGTCGTTGGCGAAGACGTCGACGGAGCGGGCGTCGCCGCTGACGTAGGCGACCTTGATCCAGTAGGTGCCCGCCCTGGCCGCGACGATGTCGTTGAAGCGGAGCTTGCCGCCGAGGTAGAGGTTGCCGACCTTGCGGCCCCCGGAGCAGGTGGAGCAGTCGGCGACGGAGGCGTTGCCGGTGCGGGTGTTGGTGGCGGACTCGGCCTCGTGGACGGTCCGGGCGAGGGCGCCGCCGCGCGGGGTGACGGTGAACAGGCGGGAGCCGTGGGCCGGCAGGGCCTGGGTGATGCGGCCGCGGTGGGTGCCGAGGTTCTCGTGGTTCCACAGGTCCCGCACGGTCGCGGTGCCGGTGAAGCCGAGCGTGGACCAGTCGGCGGTGACGGCGGCGGGGGCGTCGGCGAGGTTGAACAGGGCGACGGTGTAGGTGCCATCGGGGTTCTTCGTGGCCCACACCTGCTGGGGGTCGGAGGCGGTGACGGGGCGTGCGGGCGGGCTGTCGCCCTGGTTGAGGGCGATGACCTCGCGGTTGGTCAGCAGGGACAGGCCGTAGGAGTCGAGGCGGGTGAGGTCGTCGCCGGTGTAGAGCGGTGACTTGGCGATGGCCCACAAGGTGGCGTAGCTCTGCCGTTCGGCCTTGGTCAGGCCGTCCATCTCGCCGTTGCCGACGTCGAGGGAGTCGAGGTCGTTCCAGCCGCCGGGGCCGGCGTGCCGGGTCCAGGCGGGGGTGTCGTCCCAGCGGTCGTCGACGGAGTTCTCCCAGCTTACGAGTGTGTTGCAGTAGCACTCGACGTCGGTGTCGATGCGCCAGCCCTGGGAGTACCTCTTCCAGTCGGCGGCATGCCCGATGTCGAGGGACCAGGACACTTCGAGGTGGATGGGACGGCCGGTGGCGGCGATGGCCCGGTTCCAGGCGGCCACGTCGGCGACGTTGTCGTACTGCTCGCCGCTCTTGCCCGAGCCGGGGCCGACGCCGTCGAGCTTGAGGAAGTCGTAGCCCCAGTCGGCGACCAGCTGGGCCTGGGAGTCTATGTACTTGGCGGTGCAGGGGCGGGAGAAGTCGAGCTTGTAGGAGCTGTCCCAGCCGTTGGTGGTGCGCAGGTCGTCGTACACGATGTCGGCGGTGGTGCAGCCGTCGGCGTTCAGGATCGGCGACTCGCCGTTGTTGTACGCCTCCTTCTCCAGGCCCGCCGGCAGGTAGATGCCGGCCTTGAGGCCCTTGGCGTGGATGCGGTCGGCGACGGCCTTCATGCCGCTGGGGAAGCGGGCCGGGTCGGCCTTCTGGCGGGCGTACCGGTCGAACCCGGGCTTCCAGGCGTTGTCGCGCCACCAGCCGGCGTCGATGTTGACGTACTCGTAGCCGTACTTCTTCAGTCTGGCGGCCATCGCGTCGGCCTGCTTGAGGACGTTCGCCTCGGTCAGGTAGCTGTAGTCGCCGTCCGGGTTGAGGCCCGGGTACTTGGACGACTGCATGCTCCAGCTCGACCAGCCCATGTAGGGCTTCGCCGCGAGTGCCGGGCCGGCGCTCGCGGCGGGGACGGCGGTGGTCCCGGTGCGGGCGGCGGGGGCCGTGGTGCCGCTGTGGGCGGCCGGGCCGATGGTGGCGAACCCGGCGGCGAGGGCCAGGACCAGCACGGCTCTCAGCGGGCGTGCGGGCAGGACGGCGTACGAGGATGACCGCATGGGTCGTACCTCCTGGGTGTCGGCTCTGCGGGGGTTTGGTGAGATGGCTAGCTGTCGGCTCGGATGAAGGACTGGATGGCGGTGGCGGCGGCCCCGCGGGCCCATTCGGTGAAGGGCAGGGGCCGGGTGCGGACGTCGCAGCGGGCGGCGGACCCGAAGGCGGCCGCAGCGAAGGTGTCGCGGATCTGCTCGGCGAACAGGTCGTAGGCGGCGAGTCCCTCACCGGAGATGATCACGAGTTCGGGGCCGAGCAGATTGGCCACGGTGGCGATGCCGCGGCCGATGGCCTCGCCCGCTCTCGCGTACGCCTCGCGGGCTCCGGGGACGCCGCTGTGGGCGAGCCGTGCGGCCTCCGCGGAGTCGGCGACCTCCAGGCCGGTGGTCTCGCGGATCCGCCGGAGGATGGCGGCGTCTCCCGCGATCGCCTCCACGCAGCCGCGGTTGCCGCAGTGGCAGGGCGGCCCGGACGGGTCGACGGTCACATGGCCGATCTCACCGGCCACCCCGTGCGCGCCGGAGACCACCCGGCCGTGCACGACGAGACCGCAGCCGATGCCCGCTCCGACGGTCACCACGGCGAAGTCGGACCGGCCCGCGCCGGCGCCGAACCACTGCTCGGCCACGGTCAGGGCGCGCACGTCGTTGTCCACGGTGACCGGCAACCCCGTGGTGGTGGCGGCGAGTTCGGCGAGCGGTACGTCGCGCCACTCCAGGAAGGGCGAGTAGCGGA
Proteins encoded in this region:
- a CDS encoding ATP-binding protein produces the protein MSGQLMPCSPREIGALFLFEKLSAEQLGQLCAAGRVERFEPGPVYTEGDPATCFYVMIEGTVVLSRRVGGDDVEVSRTSQSGVYAGSMQAYLGDRVRQVYNNSMRVTEPSRFFVLPAETFSAFMQEWFPMAVHLLEGLFFGSKNTQRAIGQRERLLALGSLSAGLTHELNNPAAAAVRATATLRERVGKMRHKLAIIAQGSYSPEVMANLIDIQERTAERVAKAPALSPLEASDREDVLTDWLDDHDIPDGWRIAPTFVQAGLDADWLDQVAAAVDERILPSAIGWLNYTVETELLMDEINDSTNRISHLVDAAKQYSQLDRAPYQVVDVHELLDSTLLMLSGKIGQKIKVVKEYDRTVPKVPAYPAELNQVWTNLIDNAVHAMNSTGGEGSLTVRTALDHDRLLVEFRDTGPGVPREIRNRIFDPFFTTKPVGEGTGLGLDISWRIVVTKHHGSLQVESEPGDTRFQVLLPLTASEPEETPEESV
- a CDS encoding UBP-type zinc finger domain-containing protein, with protein sequence MSGESGIDGIDPGVAPSGAGCLECDAGGGWWFHLRRCAQCGHVGCCDSSPAKHATGHFRETGHPLVQSFEPGEGWYWNFATNEMYESGPELAPPASHPADQPAPGPAGRVPSDWARVLRG
- a CDS encoding helix-turn-helix transcriptional regulator, whose product is MPQISSSTPLIGRDDELARLTGVLSRARGGVARAVLVAGDAGVGKTRVLDEVAGVASRAGMTVLAGHCVDLGDVGLPYLPFTEALGVLAADGRFAEVLAAHPVVERLLGGGADATRDVGGRLRLFEGIAGLLADAADIAPLLLVLEDLHWADQSSRDLLRFLLSRGILQRPAGGAPTHPLAVFASYRADDLHRRHPLRPLLAELVRLPSVERLELRPMPDPEVARLVRALGGAPLPDTTVRRIVERAEGNAFYAEELLAATDTEAGGVPSGLADVLLIRFEQLSDTAQQVLRTAAVAGRRVEHDLLRDAVGIPEDELESALRESVGRQLLVPGEGDTYAFRHALAREAVYADLLPGERARLHGGFARLLDGRGHRAEGAAERAHHYRESHDLAEALAASLEAANHAHRVGAPAEELRHLEAALDLWSAVDASARPAGEGVDRVTLTLRASAAAAHAGETHRAVSLARAALAGVGQDADSELAARVRYTLAGNLLGVDSLTAAFTYSSEALAMIPAEPPSRTWVWAAATHVLTARQVGENATALKVARQALRAAEELEVPDARADLLVSLATLEGGGRRTDEGRKRLKEARDIARGAGNALVELRALFNLAVGCYESGRLDECLPWLTEGLDRARRAGLLSSLYPLEMRYLRLLVLYTLGRWDECLRAARTDAEVLPAAGGYTAGPAWYVEIARGDLTAADRAAALLEQPFDWMATLVSGVVLTDAAAQRGEPEAAVARVRSSVEALTDEAGLVPDVTVRLAALALAAVADRAAERRLAGDETQARHWAQTATELRDLARATAAHGESGIPQGPEGQAWLARAEAEWVRAASGPDPEAWGRAVTAFGFGDVYERARCQLRFAEALLATDRREEAAVEARAARETAARLAATPLVEQLDALIRRGRLADTAPSDTRPTVLTAREEDVLRLLALGRSNRQIGEELFITGKTASVHVSNILAKLSATSRTEAVAIAYRQGLITPEPTGSGRG
- a CDS encoding SGNH/GDSL hydrolase family protein, with the protein product MRARSALAWPLAAVLLAAVSACQSRTPTPAEAPTPPDGVVTWASSAARMDEAAADRGHRLVVRTSVGGHDLRIRLSNAFGDRPVTFDGVHAGLRKEGAALVRGSNRPLTFDGARSVTVPAGESVFSDPLPGRLPDTTDLVISFDTPDATGPVTGHWLAMQTSYTGARGHTAEEGAAAWTRTMGSWFYLDAVSVRAAPGTGAVAALGDSITDGWQSTTDTNRRWPDYLARRLNRADTDIKGVANAGISSNKVLTDGGGPSALNRLDRDVLSQPGLRTVFLFEGVNDIKAAPGITADDLIDGYRTIAERAHAAGTCVVAATVAPFKGWSEWSPAAEAVRRDVNAYLRDSGEFDAVTDFDRVLRSPYDPERILPAFDGGDHLHPNDKGMQAMADAVDLKSLDCAG
- a CDS encoding glycosyl hydrolase family 95 catalytic domain-containing protein, giving the protein MATDPAARLDRRSLLALAATTGALAGLPAFTATAAPRRPDDQAEVTGSPRHRLWWRAPADDRSMIEQGLPLGNGRLGALAGNDPGREVLLITDATLWTGGLNDSLDADGQFPYGRDDFGSFTLLSRLTVDLPDHDLSAVSGYRRTLDLDRGVVTTSYVRSRVTYRRQLFASRPDDVIMLHFTQSGGGHHTGTVTLEGTHGEDPALSFGAAFPNGLRYGAAVTAHGEGGRVVVDGPRISFAGCTELTVVVSGGTNYAPDASTGYRDPSLDPERLARTKVRAAAAHPAATLLRTHVADHRSLFGQLDVSLGESTDEQRSLDTWERLKARSRDGVPDPELEAAYLQFGRYLMIAGSRGSLPLNLQGLWLDGNDPAWMGDYHTDINIQMNYWMADRAGLSACFDALTDYCLAQLPSWTDLTRRLFNDPRNRYRNSSGKNAGWTLAISTNPHGGNGWWWHPAGNAWMCNTLWEHYEFTRSSSHLERIYPLLKGACEFWEARLLTTTPPGTAREVLIADSDWSPEHGPLDAKGITYAQELVWTLFGNYCVASAELGKDAAFADTIASLRKKLYLPRVSPTTGWLEEWMSPDNLGETTHRHLSPLVGLFPGDRIRPDGSTPDDIVAGATALLTARGTESFGWANAWRSLCWARLKNPEKAYQLIVNNLRPSIDGGNGTAFNLFDIYELGEGNGVFQIDANFGTPAAAIEMLVYSRPGHVELLPALPEAWARSGSLTGAGARGGFVVDLHWRDGRPTRARIRSVGGRTTTVAYGGTTRTVRLKPGASVTLKDFTR